Proteins from a single region of Tumebacillus amylolyticus:
- a CDS encoding alpha/beta fold hydrolase, with translation MKVKVLGIPVSVYEIEGEGPLTALFLHGVGGTARMWAYQMRYLKKYGRMISVDIPGFVGDKWPAEITSLSQYVEVMTGVLDARGVDKAVWIGNSLGGRISIEATLTAPERVAGLALLCTAGVFLGPDRERIPTDITKDEFDQAVFYQPERFAAVQTEESKRQNLEGRRRYEDLADVTERMNFRDSLCEIRVPTHVIWGRHDGVTKVPVGEYIAAHVEGAELLILEEAAHVPQVEQPQLVTAELEKLFQTVTV, from the coding sequence ATGAAAGTCAAAGTGCTCGGGATTCCGGTCTCGGTCTATGAGATTGAAGGAGAAGGTCCGCTGACGGCGCTCTTCCTGCACGGCGTCGGCGGTACGGCCAGGATGTGGGCCTACCAGATGCGGTATCTAAAAAAGTACGGACGGATGATCTCCGTCGACATTCCCGGTTTTGTAGGGGACAAATGGCCGGCGGAGATCACTTCCTTGAGTCAGTACGTCGAGGTGATGACCGGCGTGCTCGACGCTCGCGGAGTGGACAAGGCGGTCTGGATCGGTAACTCGCTCGGCGGACGGATCTCCATCGAGGCGACCCTCACCGCTCCCGAACGAGTGGCGGGTCTCGCCTTGCTCTGTACGGCCGGCGTGTTCCTCGGCCCGGATCGGGAGCGAATTCCGACCGACATCACGAAGGACGAGTTCGACCAAGCGGTGTTCTACCAACCGGAGCGATTTGCCGCTGTGCAGACCGAAGAGAGCAAGCGCCAGAATTTAGAAGGACGCCGCCGCTACGAAGACCTCGCCGATGTGACGGAGCGGATGAACTTCCGTGACTCTCTCTGTGAGATTCGGGTCCCCACGCACGTGATCTGGGGTCGTCACGACGGCGTGACCAAAGTGCCGGTCGGGGAATACATCGCCGCCCACGTCGAGGGTGCCGAACTCTTGATTCTCGAAGAAGCGGCCCACGTCCCGCAGGTCGAGCAACCGCAACTCGTGACGGCTGAACTTGAGAAACTGTTCCAAACCGTGACTGTCTAA
- a CDS encoding tetratricopeptide repeat protein codes for MTASATSNETRDPIPLGRRIQEILEEKGAAYLVGFFANRIRFNPHRLVSILQSAVVPSPEDLEQIAKGLGITVERLTREDTQERLERLHELLQSQGASEETVLVAEELAALSLGATERADAYCLLGRAYYAAGKLEEAHEAFLKSYRLYEPVFELYQDSERMYRFTHNLSITYTVRKEYSGLADLLKRVESFSWDDPVKAGSTFFASAVAQYELGQLDDAKRLFQKSLTAYRETDNREYIGRGYYNLGRVQYLTGELQAADSSLESALHELAADSPFRIKAVEMLIKARIHLGELESAMRLIQEHEPELHKRPQVLAYLYLLHAYKSEDLKALGDVLAMEIVEREWKASGYKYLMKHYSEHGDSLAVMTYFQYYLQTDQDSSSFEDLFQRRD; via the coding sequence ATGACAGCAAGTGCAACATCGAACGAAACGAGGGATCCTATCCCCCTCGGTCGTCGGATTCAAGAGATTTTAGAGGAAAAGGGCGCAGCGTATCTGGTTGGGTTCTTTGCCAACCGCATTCGCTTCAACCCGCATCGTCTCGTCTCCATCCTGCAAAGCGCAGTCGTTCCAAGCCCGGAAGATCTGGAACAGATCGCCAAGGGGCTTGGCATCACCGTTGAACGGTTGACGCGTGAGGACACGCAAGAGCGGTTGGAACGCTTGCACGAACTTCTTCAGTCGCAGGGGGCTTCTGAAGAAACCGTTTTGGTAGCGGAAGAATTGGCCGCACTGTCACTGGGGGCGACAGAGCGGGCCGATGCATACTGCCTGCTGGGCAGAGCGTATTATGCGGCCGGTAAGTTGGAAGAAGCGCATGAAGCGTTTTTGAAGTCCTACCGCCTCTATGAACCGGTTTTTGAATTGTATCAAGACTCGGAGCGCATGTACCGTTTCACACATAACCTTTCCATCACCTACACGGTTCGCAAGGAGTACAGCGGGCTGGCCGACTTGTTAAAACGGGTCGAGAGCTTCTCATGGGATGATCCTGTGAAAGCGGGTTCCACGTTTTTTGCCAGTGCAGTCGCACAGTACGAACTGGGGCAGTTAGACGACGCCAAGCGGCTGTTCCAAAAGTCCTTGACCGCTTACCGTGAAACTGATAATCGGGAATATATCGGCCGCGGCTATTACAACCTCGGGCGCGTGCAATACCTGACCGGCGAACTGCAAGCTGCCGACTCCTCCTTGGAATCGGCGTTGCACGAACTCGCCGCGGACAGTCCGTTTCGAATCAAAGCTGTGGAGATGTTGATCAAAGCGCGGATTCACCTCGGAGAACTGGAATCGGCGATGAGATTGATTCAAGAGCACGAGCCGGAATTACACAAGCGACCCCAAGTGTTGGCGTACCTCTACTTGCTACATGCGTACAAGTCGGAGGATCTCAAAGCTTTGGGAGACGTTCTGGCGATGGAGATCGTCGAACGTGAATGGAAGGCGTCCGGATATAAGTATTTAATGAAGCATTATTCTGAACATGGCGATTCGCTTGCGGTCATGACGTATTTTCAGTACTATTTACAAACGGACCAAGATTCTTCATCTTTTGAGGATTTGTTCCAAAGGAGGGACTAG
- a CDS encoding alpha/beta-type small acid-soluble spore protein, with translation MSNNSGSNQVLVNGAQKALDQMKYEIASEFGVNLGGETASRLNGSVGGEITKRLVAFAEQALSGGQR, from the coding sequence ATGTCTAACAACAGCGGATCCAACCAAGTTCTCGTCAACGGTGCTCAAAAAGCTCTGGACCAAATGAAGTACGAAATCGCTTCTGAGTTCGGTGTAAACCTTGGCGGTGAAACGGCTTCCCGTCTGAACGGTTCCGTCGGTGGCGAAATCACCAAGCGTCTGGTTGCCTTCGCAGAACAAGCTCTCTCCGGCGGTCAACGCTAA
- a CDS encoding peptide ABC transporter substrate-binding protein, translated as MKSKNWLNVGLALTMLASVALVGCGSSDSSSNGSSTKDGQADATQELNLALGDEIPTMDLSKATNTYSFTLFANINEGLTRLDKDGKAQPALAEKWEVSPDSKTYTFHIRDGLKWSNGDPVTAKDFEYSWKRTLDPKTAAEYAFMVAWVKGGDAFNQGKGTADEVGVKATDDKTLVVNLENPVPFFAEQMAFPIFFAQNEKFVTAAGDKNGADADKVLSNGPFKMTGWVHEQSATIEKNETYWDASKVKLKKVNFQVVKDSNAALNLYESGQLDRTGLVRDQVDNYKDKPEYGIQPELTTGYIQYNQKIPALQNTKIRQALTYAVDGDQYADVVYHNGTVGATGYTPKGISNGQGGDFTKDVGDLINRKENKSKAKQLLADGLKEAGLSEFPKLKLLSDDGDVGKKSTEFLKEQWRQNLGIDVEIETVPYKLRLQRSHSHDFDMVVSLWGADYNDPMTFLDMFVTGGSFNDPQWSNASYDDLIKKGKAEGDPKKRMSYLYDAEKLLMKEMPIGPLYFRARAFVIKPYVKDFLPRVYGPDYELKETYIQGK; from the coding sequence ATGAAATCTAAAAACTGGCTGAACGTGGGTCTTGCACTCACCATGCTGGCTTCTGTTGCACTCGTAGGTTGCGGTAGCAGCGACTCTTCTTCCAACGGCTCCTCGACCAAAGACGGTCAAGCGGATGCTACCCAAGAACTCAACCTCGCACTCGGCGATGAAATCCCGACCATGGACTTGTCCAAGGCGACCAATACGTATTCCTTCACCCTGTTTGCAAACATCAACGAAGGTCTGACCCGTCTGGACAAAGACGGCAAAGCACAACCGGCTCTTGCTGAGAAGTGGGAAGTTTCCCCGGACTCCAAAACCTACACCTTCCATATCCGCGACGGTCTGAAATGGTCCAACGGCGACCCGGTCACCGCGAAGGACTTCGAATATTCCTGGAAGCGCACCCTCGACCCGAAAACGGCAGCCGAGTACGCATTCATGGTTGCTTGGGTCAAAGGCGGAGACGCTTTCAACCAAGGCAAGGGCACTGCTGACGAAGTCGGCGTAAAAGCGACCGACGACAAGACCCTCGTCGTCAACTTGGAGAACCCGGTTCCGTTCTTCGCAGAACAGATGGCGTTCCCGATCTTCTTCGCACAAAACGAGAAGTTCGTAACCGCAGCCGGCGACAAAAACGGCGCTGACGCTGACAAAGTCCTCTCCAACGGTCCGTTCAAGATGACCGGTTGGGTTCACGAGCAATCGGCAACCATCGAGAAAAACGAAACCTACTGGGATGCTTCCAAAGTTAAGCTGAAAAAAGTCAACTTCCAAGTTGTCAAAGACTCCAACGCGGCGCTCAACCTGTACGAATCCGGCCAACTCGATCGTACCGGCCTCGTTCGCGACCAAGTTGACAACTACAAGGACAAACCGGAATACGGCATCCAACCGGAGCTAACCACCGGTTACATCCAATACAACCAAAAAATCCCGGCTCTGCAAAACACCAAGATTCGCCAAGCACTGACCTATGCAGTTGACGGCGACCAATACGCGGACGTTGTTTACCACAACGGTACCGTTGGCGCTACCGGCTACACCCCGAAGGGGATCTCCAACGGCCAAGGCGGCGACTTCACCAAGGACGTCGGCGACTTGATCAACCGCAAAGAAAACAAATCCAAAGCAAAACAACTGCTCGCAGACGGTCTCAAAGAAGCCGGCCTGTCCGAGTTCCCGAAACTCAAGTTGCTCTCCGACGACGGTGACGTCGGTAAGAAATCGACCGAGTTCCTCAAGGAACAATGGCGTCAAAACCTCGGCATCGATGTCGAGATCGAGACCGTTCCGTACAAACTGCGTCTGCAACGTTCCCACTCGCATGACTTCGACATGGTCGTTTCCCTGTGGGGCGCTGACTACAACGACCCGATGACCTTCCTCGACATGTTCGTCACCGGCGGTTCCTTCAACGATCCGCAATGGAGCAACGCGTCCTATGACGACCTGATCAAGAAAGGCAAGGCAGAGGGCGACCCGAAAAAACGTATGTCCTACCTGTACGATGCAGAGAAGCTCCTGATGAAGGAAATGCCGATCGGCCCGCTGTACTTCCGTGCGCGTGCATTCGTTATCAAGCCGTACGTCAAAGACTTCCTGCCGCGCGTATACGGTCCGGACTACGAACTCAAAGAAACCTACATCCAAGGCAAGTAA
- a CDS encoding alpha/beta-type small acid-soluble spore protein yields the protein MANNSGSRNELLVNGAQQALDQMKYEIASEFGVNLGGETPSRLNGSVGGEITKRMVAYAEQALSGQQR from the coding sequence ATGGCAAACAACAGCGGATCCCGTAACGAACTTCTGGTAAACGGTGCACAACAAGCTCTGGACCAAATGAAGTACGAAATTGCTTCCGAATTCGGCGTGAACCTGGGTGGCGAAACTCCGTCCCGCCTGAACGGTTCCGTCGGCGGCGAAATCACCAAGCGCATGGTGGCGTACGCGGAGCAAGCTCTGTCCGGCCAACAACGCTAA
- a CDS encoding peptide ABC transporter substrate-binding protein: MKAKKWLGIGVAVTMLSSVALVGCGSDDKASTNTGDSTKAAEAQEINLALADEIPSLDSSKATDNIAFNMLGQVMEGLTRLDKSGKAVPGVAKDWKVSDDGLTYTFNLRDDSKWSDGTNVTAKDFEYAWKRTLDPKTASQYAFMLAWVKGGDAYNQGKGTADEVGVKAKDDKTLVVTLEHPVPFFAEQMSFPLFYPQKKEFVESKADKYGGDADKVLFNGPFKMTSWVHEQSATLEKNDNYWDKGSVKLTKANYQVVKDSGALENLYQAGQLDRIALVRDQIDRYKDSKEFGTVPELTNGYFQYNEKNKLFTNAKVRKALTYAVDGDQYADIVYHNGTKGATGFVPTGTSNGNGGDFRADNGDLIKRKENAAKAKDLLAEGLKELGMTSFPATKMLSDDGDVSKKASEFIKEQWRQNLGIDVEVENVPFKLRLKRTTDRDYDIVVSLWGADYNDPMTFLDMWVTGGDFNENGYSNAKYDDLIHSAQKEADPKKRMQSMYDAEKILMEDMPVGPIFFRASAVLTKPYVKGWVTHVSAPSSDLKGVSIEGKN; the protein is encoded by the coding sequence ATGAAAGCAAAGAAGTGGTTGGGTATTGGCGTAGCAGTAACCATGCTCTCCAGCGTAGCGCTGGTAGGTTGCGGCTCCGATGACAAGGCAAGCACGAACACCGGTGACAGCACCAAAGCGGCAGAAGCTCAAGAGATCAACCTGGCTCTCGCTGACGAGATCCCGTCTCTGGACTCCTCCAAAGCTACTGACAACATTGCATTCAACATGCTGGGTCAAGTTATGGAAGGCCTGACCCGTCTTGATAAATCGGGTAAAGCAGTACCGGGCGTTGCGAAAGACTGGAAAGTCTCCGACGACGGCCTGACCTACACCTTCAACCTGCGTGACGACTCGAAATGGTCGGACGGCACCAACGTAACCGCGAAAGACTTCGAGTACGCGTGGAAGCGCACCCTCGATCCGAAAACCGCATCCCAATACGCATTCATGCTCGCATGGGTCAAAGGCGGCGACGCTTACAACCAAGGCAAAGGCACCGCTGACGAAGTCGGCGTAAAAGCGAAGGATGACAAGACCCTCGTCGTAACCCTTGAGCATCCGGTTCCGTTCTTCGCAGAACAAATGTCCTTCCCGCTCTTCTACCCGCAGAAGAAGGAATTCGTCGAAAGCAAAGCTGACAAGTACGGCGGCGACGCAGACAAAGTTCTGTTCAACGGGCCGTTCAAAATGACCTCTTGGGTGCATGAGCAATCCGCAACCCTCGAGAAAAACGACAACTACTGGGACAAAGGCTCCGTCAAGCTGACCAAGGCGAACTACCAAGTCGTCAAGGATTCCGGCGCACTGGAAAACCTGTACCAAGCGGGTCAACTCGACCGTATCGCCCTCGTTCGCGATCAAATCGACCGTTACAAAGACTCCAAAGAATTCGGCACCGTGCCGGAGTTGACCAACGGTTACTTCCAATATAACGAGAAAAACAAACTCTTCACCAACGCAAAAGTCCGCAAAGCGCTGACCTACGCGGTAGACGGCGACCAATACGCTGACATCGTGTACCACAACGGTACCAAAGGCGCGACCGGCTTCGTTCCGACCGGCACCTCCAACGGCAACGGCGGCGACTTCCGCGCTGACAACGGCGACCTGATCAAGCGCAAAGAAAACGCTGCGAAAGCGAAAGACCTGCTCGCAGAAGGCCTGAAAGAACTCGGCATGACCTCGTTCCCGGCTACCAAGATGCTGTCTGACGATGGTGACGTCTCCAAGAAAGCGTCCGAGTTCATCAAAGAACAATGGCGCCAAAACCTCGGCATCGACGTCGAAGTCGAGAACGTTCCGTTCAAACTGCGCCTGAAGCGCACCACCGACCGTGACTACGATATCGTCGTTTCCCTGTGGGGTGCAGACTACAACGACCCGATGACCTTCCTCGACATGTGGGTTACCGGCGGCGACTTCAACGAAAACGGCTACTCCAACGCGAAATACGATGATCTCATCCACTCCGCGCAGAAGGAAGCTGATCCGAAGAAGCGCATGCAGTCGATGTACGACGCTGAGAAAATCCTCATGGAAGATATGCCGGTTGGCCCGATCTTCTTCCGCGCATCTGCGGTTCTCACCAAGCCGTACGTCAAAGGCTGGGTCACCCACGTTTCCGCTCCGTCGTCCGACCTCAAGGGCGTTTCTATCGAAGGCAAGAACTAA
- a CDS encoding alpha/beta-type small acid-soluble spore protein, with the protein MANNNSGSNQILVNGASQALDQMKYEIASEFGVNLGGETPSRLNGSVGGEITKRLVAYAEQALSGRR; encoded by the coding sequence ATGGCTAACAACAACAGCGGATCGAATCAAATCCTCGTCAACGGCGCTTCTCAAGCTCTTGACCAAATGAAGTACGAAATCGCGTCCGAATTCGGCGTGAACCTCGGTGGTGAAACCCCGTCCCGTCTGAACGGTTCGGTTGGTGGTGAAATCACCAAGCGTCTGGTGGCGTATGCAGAGCAAGCTCTGTCCGGCCGTCGCTAA
- the pcrA gene encoding DNA helicase PcrA, translated as MSQLTSAASIVKGLNPEQKLAVETTEGPLLILAGAGSGKTSVMTRRIAYLMHERGVAPFNILAITFTNKAAKEMNERIQKLVGDKAEDLWMSTFHSMCVRILRREAERIGYKNSFTILDPDDQVSAIKQSMLDLNLDIKKFDPNQIQWRISAAKNELQTPDDFAKIAGSRLQDIAASQVYRVYQRKLQDCNAMDFDDLIMKTVELFETQPDVLETYQDKFVYIHVDEYQDTNRAQYKMVKLLASKYRNLCVVGDGDQAIYAWRGADISNILNFEKDYPEATIIKLEQNYRSTSTILDAANAVIRHNQNRKDKALWSAKGQGDKIAIYQALDQEDEAQYIVQQVQNHVANRGKYSDCTVLYRANAMSRVIEEAFLQVPIPYKILGGYTFYDRREIKDIMAYLKCLTNMEDEISLLRIINTPKRSIGNGTVQKLLNFAHDEDLTLLDAMGRPEDNGLPEKTAQTCKEFYDMMKYLHLCQEGLSVSEYLEEVLEKTNYRQMYAISNKEEDQMRLENIEEMFSITKSFDRRRRGSVADFLAEVSLLSDNDKDKNETEDAVMMMSLHASKGLEFPTVFIVGCEETIFPHMRSMDSPAGIEEERNLAYVGITRAKERLHMSYCSERTLFGNTSRNDPSRFLDEIPEDFKETILGTNDVPDAEWKVGNYVTHPQFGQGIILDKRGAEETLELTIMFHVKIGERKVLPRFTRLKKA; from the coding sequence ATGAGCCAACTTACCTCGGCAGCTTCGATCGTTAAGGGATTGAATCCTGAGCAAAAACTTGCCGTCGAGACTACGGAAGGCCCGCTATTGATCTTGGCAGGGGCCGGCTCCGGCAAGACCAGTGTCATGACGCGCCGCATCGCGTATCTGATGCATGAGCGCGGTGTCGCACCTTTTAACATCTTGGCGATCACCTTCACGAACAAGGCCGCCAAAGAGATGAACGAGCGGATTCAAAAACTGGTCGGCGACAAAGCGGAAGACTTGTGGATGTCCACGTTCCACTCGATGTGCGTGCGCATCCTCCGCAGAGAAGCCGAGCGGATTGGTTACAAAAACTCATTTACGATTCTCGACCCGGACGACCAAGTGTCTGCGATCAAGCAATCGATGCTCGACTTGAACCTCGACATCAAGAAATTTGACCCCAACCAAATTCAATGGAGAATCTCCGCTGCGAAAAACGAACTTCAAACGCCGGACGACTTCGCCAAAATTGCAGGCAGCCGTCTGCAGGACATCGCGGCGTCGCAAGTGTACCGCGTCTACCAACGCAAACTCCAAGACTGCAACGCGATGGACTTCGACGATTTGATCATGAAAACGGTCGAATTGTTCGAGACCCAGCCGGACGTGTTGGAGACGTATCAGGACAAGTTCGTCTACATCCATGTCGACGAATACCAAGATACGAACCGCGCGCAATACAAAATGGTCAAACTGCTGGCCTCCAAGTACCGCAATCTCTGCGTCGTCGGGGACGGGGACCAAGCGATCTACGCATGGCGCGGGGCGGACATCTCGAACATCTTGAACTTTGAGAAGGACTACCCGGAAGCGACGATTATCAAATTGGAGCAGAACTATCGCTCGACGTCCACGATTCTCGACGCAGCCAACGCCGTCATCCGCCACAACCAGAACCGCAAGGACAAAGCGCTCTGGTCTGCCAAGGGCCAAGGGGACAAGATCGCGATCTACCAAGCGCTCGACCAAGAGGACGAGGCGCAATACATCGTCCAACAAGTCCAAAACCATGTGGCCAACCGCGGCAAGTACAGCGACTGTACCGTCCTGTACCGTGCCAATGCGATGTCCCGCGTGATCGAGGAAGCGTTTTTACAAGTGCCGATTCCCTACAAGATCCTCGGCGGCTATACGTTCTACGACCGTCGTGAGATCAAGGACATCATGGCGTATTTGAAGTGTTTGACCAATATGGAGGACGAGATTTCGTTGCTTCGTATCATTAATACACCGAAGCGTTCCATCGGCAACGGGACGGTTCAGAAGCTCTTGAATTTTGCGCACGACGAAGACCTGACCCTGCTCGATGCGATGGGTCGGCCGGAAGACAACGGTCTGCCGGAGAAAACCGCGCAAACCTGCAAAGAATTCTACGATATGATGAAGTACCTGCATCTCTGCCAAGAGGGATTGTCGGTGTCGGAGTATCTCGAAGAAGTGCTGGAGAAAACCAACTACCGCCAGATGTACGCCATCTCCAACAAGGAAGAGGACCAGATGCGTCTGGAGAACATCGAAGAGATGTTCTCGATCACTAAGTCGTTCGACCGCCGTCGCAGAGGTTCCGTTGCGGACTTCCTCGCCGAAGTTTCCTTGCTCTCCGATAATGACAAGGACAAGAACGAAACGGAAGACGCGGTGATGATGATGTCCTTGCACGCCTCCAAAGGGCTGGAATTCCCAACGGTCTTCATCGTCGGCTGTGAAGAGACGATCTTCCCGCATATGCGGTCGATGGATTCGCCGGCGGGCATCGAAGAGGAGCGCAACTTGGCGTATGTCGGGATTACCCGTGCCAAGGAGAGACTCCACATGTCGTACTGCTCGGAGCGGACATTGTTCGGCAACACGTCGCGCAACGATCCGTCGCGGTTCCTCGATGAGATTCCCGAGGATTTCAAAGAGACGATTCTCGGAACCAACGACGTGCCGGATGCGGAATGGAAAGTCGGCAACTATGTGACCCACCCGCAGTTTGGACAGGGGATCATCCTCGACAAACGGGGGGCCGAAGAGACGCTCGAACTCACGATCATGTTCCACGTCAAGATCGGCGAACGCAAGGTCTTGCCGCGCTTCACGAGGTTGAAAAAAGCATAG
- a CDS encoding small, acid-soluble spore protein, alpha/beta type — MANNGNRNDVLVNGAQQALDQMKYEIASEFGVNLGGETPSRLNGSVGGEITKRLVAYAEQALSGRR, encoded by the coding sequence GTGGCAAACAACGGAAATCGTAACGACGTACTGGTAAACGGCGCGCAACAAGCTCTGGACCAAATGAAGTACGAAATCGCTTCCGAGTTCGGCGTCAACCTGGGTGGTGAAACTCCTTCCCGTCTCAACGGGTCGGTCGGCGGTGAAATCACGAAGCGCCTCGTAGCCTACGCAGAACAGGCTCTGAGCGGCCGTCGCTAA
- a CDS encoding sensor domain-containing diguanylate cyclase: MVKAKAWYRMGYLFEVVLITAGLIVLLQHPFHLTANSWLLYLFGTALMALSVVFPVTLPSMLISLELVFTFYFVMTYDIATALWVNFLGELVGTLLLAHKSRKMAIFTNPALKVICLMAGYLAYSLVEPVLLANNMEYGSKVVKLFIVGIVFFVFNHLIIHVNLFLRQRHFSIRTGLNAVMWESFIYLAVFPLAMLGDLLERHLGAYTLLVIAVPVAAVTSVIRTVSHLQWSNRVNYACIQLSMAKDLSTIYQKTFHIAHDLTDARQVMLLKKLPDGSYQGLDDRDEVLVENVRHELLERAIRERNVISVPKVKGSLELFPDWEARSYILVPLVGKTEVFGVICMGKPHSFGFKQDHQKQLGFLANQVSIILDRNHIYEELERAAIINQLTGLYNYQYFYEQLDCQFQQAKTTGEDLCLIIFDIDYFKKYNDIYGHIVGDEVLRQVAMIAKSVCVQHGVLLARYGGEEFVAIGRMTMTQAYELGEEVRRKIQDHQFVYQEHTVKNITISVGIAHLQEHDALSPSDLLEKADQSLYWGAKEMGRNRVAVYSSEFDQRLFVDALTGLHTIHYLRRKLRSLCENQTHFPMHFLLVDILGMRTINDQYGFEVGNRVLIDVSYLLKNTMRGDDLICRYMDDEFLVVVKGIPECDLGIISKRIHEAFAKHSFHHVGHVAIDLTVVTLGSADEEPVLLERIDTARRSYSGKQIV; this comes from the coding sequence ATGGTAAAAGCCAAGGCGTGGTACCGCATGGGGTATCTGTTTGAGGTGGTCCTGATCACGGCGGGTCTGATTGTTCTGTTGCAGCATCCGTTCCATCTCACGGCGAACAGCTGGCTTCTCTATCTGTTCGGCACAGCTTTGATGGCTCTGTCGGTCGTGTTTCCGGTCACGTTGCCTTCGATGTTGATTTCGCTGGAGTTGGTGTTTACGTTCTACTTCGTGATGACGTATGACATCGCGACGGCGCTGTGGGTGAATTTCTTGGGTGAGTTGGTGGGGACGCTGTTGTTGGCCCACAAGTCGCGCAAGATGGCGATCTTCACCAATCCGGCGTTGAAAGTGATCTGTCTGATGGCGGGGTATCTCGCGTACTCGCTCGTAGAGCCGGTGCTTCTGGCGAACAACATGGAGTATGGCTCGAAGGTTGTGAAGCTGTTCATCGTCGGGATTGTGTTTTTTGTCTTCAATCATCTGATCATTCACGTGAATTTGTTTTTGCGACAGAGGCACTTTTCGATTCGTACGGGTTTGAACGCGGTGATGTGGGAATCGTTCATCTATCTCGCGGTGTTTCCGCTGGCGATGCTCGGGGACCTGTTGGAGCGGCACCTGGGCGCGTATACGTTGCTGGTGATCGCGGTGCCTGTGGCGGCCGTTACCAGCGTCATCCGCACCGTCTCCCACTTGCAGTGGTCGAACCGCGTCAACTACGCCTGCATTCAGTTGAGCATGGCGAAAGACCTCTCGACGATCTACCAGAAAACGTTTCACATCGCGCATGACCTCACCGACGCACGACAAGTGATGCTGCTCAAGAAACTCCCGGACGGGTCGTACCAAGGCTTGGACGACCGCGACGAGGTACTGGTGGAGAACGTCCGTCACGAGTTGCTGGAACGAGCGATTCGAGAGCGCAACGTCATCTCCGTGCCCAAGGTCAAAGGGAGTCTCGAATTGTTCCCGGACTGGGAGGCACGCTCCTACATCCTCGTGCCGCTGGTGGGCAAGACGGAAGTGTTCGGCGTCATCTGCATGGGAAAGCCGCACTCGTTTGGCTTTAAGCAAGATCATCAGAAGCAGTTGGGTTTTTTGGCAAACCAAGTCTCGATCATTCTCGACCGCAACCATATCTATGAAGAATTGGAGCGGGCCGCGATCATCAACCAGTTGACGGGGTTGTACAACTACCAATATTTTTACGAGCAATTGGACTGTCAGTTCCAACAGGCGAAGACCACCGGAGAAGACTTATGCTTGATCATCTTTGATATCGACTATTTTAAGAAGTATAATGATATCTATGGGCATATTGTCGGCGATGAGGTGTTGCGCCAAGTCGCGATGATCGCCAAGTCGGTCTGTGTACAACATGGTGTCTTGCTCGCCCGTTACGGCGGCGAGGAGTTTGTGGCAATCGGTCGGATGACGATGACACAAGCTTATGAACTCGGAGAGGAAGTCCGTCGGAAGATCCAAGACCATCAGTTCGTCTACCAAGAACACACGGTCAAGAACATCACGATATCGGTCGGCATCGCTCATTTGCAAGAGCATGATGCGCTGTCGCCGAGCGATCTGTTGGAGAAGGCTGACCAGTCGCTGTACTGGGGAGCCAAGGAGATGGGGCGCAACCGGGTAGCGGTGTACAGTTCGGAGTTCGACCAGCGTTTGTTCGTCGATGCGTTGACCGGACTGCACACGATTCACTACCTGCGCCGCAAACTGCGCTCGCTCTGTGAGAACCAGACCCACTTTCCCATGCATTTCCTCTTGGTCGACATCCTGGGCATGCGGACGATCAACGATCAGTACGGTTTCGAAGTCGGCAACCGTGTGCTGATCGACGTGTCCTATCTCTTGAAGAACACGATGCGCGGAGATGACTTGATCTGCCGCTATATGGACGATGAGTTTCTCGTCGTCGTCAAAGGCATCCCCGAGTGCGATCTCGGGATCATCTCGAAACGGATTCACGAAGCGTTCGCCAAGCATTCCTTCCACCATGTCGGGCACGTCGCAATCGATCTGACGGTGGTGACGCTTGGCAGCGCGGACGAAGAGCCGGTGTTGTTGGAACGCATCGACACGGCGCGTCGCAGTTATTCAGGAAAACAAATAGTGTGA